The following DNA comes from Desulfotomaculum sp..
GGATGATTATTTCAAGTTCCTGATCAGGAACTGATATTTCAGGGTCGGGAAAAATAAGTTTAATAAGGCCGTTTACGGTTTTGTTTACGGCTTCAATGTCCCTTCCGCTAAGCGCCCCTCCCCAGTTAACCCGCCCCTGCAGGACCGATAACCTGTTCACATTGCGGAGCTTGCTCCAGCACTCTGAAATAAAATCGCTGACCAGGCCAAAATGGTCGGTAAAATGCATGTGTGGATTTAATTTGGGGAATTCCCACCCGGGGCAATAGGAATGAATCCGGTCCATGAAAGCCGTATCATTGCGCATTTCAGTTGGCAGAGGGCTAAGCAGGTGGCCGATACGCTGCTGCTGCTGAACATCTACATCAAGGTTTCCCAGCATCACTATTCCGCCAAAAGCCCGGATACTTTCCTTGCCGCGTGAAAATTCACCGGAAGCCATATAACCTTTCATAATATTTACGCCATCCTTCTGATCGAAGGAAATACCGGAAACTTCATCAAAACAGACGACATCATAGTGGCAAACAAGCCCCTTCTGGCCGTTGGAGTTGTTCACAAACATCTTGGCAACCGTGGCCTTGCCGCCCGAAATCAGATGGGAGTAAGGCGATATCTGCTGGTAAATATGGCTTTTGCCAGTGCCCCGCGGGCCTAATTCCACCAGGTTGTAGTTCCTTTCCACAAAAGGGACCATCCTCAACAGGGTTACCATCTTCGCCCGCTCGGTGAGGTTCTCCGGCTCCAGACCTATAGAACGGATGAGAAAATTCTTCCACTCTTCTGTTGTAAATTCCCTTCTTCCTTTCTCCAACACCATTAACACATCAGTCTTGGATAACTGAATGGGCCTGAGGCTGTCAATCGCAAAAGGACGCCCGCTTTTCTCGGTGGCAATAGCCGAATCATATGTCAGGTTAACCTCGGCGTAAAAACCGTCAGTTAACATTCTTTCGTTATCATGGACCAGATTATCTTCTATTCTGACATCTTTAAGGCCCAGGCTGGGGAGTTCCGCGATGAAGCAATCGTTCCGGGAGTCCAGGCGGGCTTTCAGGAGATCAATTATTTTGATTGAACCTCTTTCCCTGGCCCTGGCTTTGAAGAGTTCCTCGTCTCCGGTCCGGACTGTACGATCTTTAAGCTGCCTTTCAACAATCTGAAGGCCTTCCTCTATCTCTCCCTCATCTATGGTTGCGCAGTAACGCCCCAGCAGGAATTCCACAACATAGGTAGGAACCGGATACTGGCGGCTGTATTTACGGACTAAATCCTTACGGACCAAATAGCCGTCAAAAGCTGACGCGCCCAGTTTATCGATTTTATCTATTTGCATTTAACTGTCACCTCCAACGGTCGTTGCCTGTTTTTTAACTACCTGCCCGGAAGGGTCCAATAACACCAAACTGACTGCCGTACCTTCAAGTGTTTCATCCTCTACAAGAAGAGATATCTGCCCTTCGGGATCATTCTGCTTTGGCCTGGTAATTCCGGATTCCGGGTTATTTGGCTTGGTCCGCAGTTCGGCGGAAATTTCCGTGCTGCCACTGTCCAAAGAAACGCGGCAGCGCATACCCGACCATTTAATGCCCACAATATTCGCTGAAACAGGGGCAGCGGCAATATTCGAAACAAATATTAAATCGGCGACAAGGCATTCCTGCAGACTTACACCCCCGTGAGCATATTCATCACCTTTTATAAAAAGATGGATGCCAGGCGGATAAGCGAAATTCATCAGCTTATTCCAATACCAGCCTGCTGTTGGAACTTCAACATGTGAACCCGGCTTAATTGCGGCGCACCGGGCCCAACGGCTTTCAGTCAGGTATTTCGGCAGGCTCAGGGAGGGCAGTCCGCCAGGAACCAGCAGCCAGCCGTGGTCTGTCACTACACGAATCTTCTTCCAGCCGGCTTCAAACAAGGTTTGAATTCGCTCCAGAAGCAGCAGAAGCTGATCTTCAATTCTGCCGGCGAGTTTCGCCTGCATTGCGTGACCAATCTTGTCAAATTCACCAAATTCCGTCCAGGCCCGCGCTTCCGGTTTATCCGGCTCGCCGGTTTCGGTGGAGTCAAGCGACTGGTAGCCCGCTTCAGCAAGCATCTTTCGAAAACGGTTGGTATTCAGCGGCAGGCCGCCTTCAGCAACGACCGGTTGAAAATCTTCAGATTGCGGTTGACCGGCAAGCTTTTCAGCTATGGGCGATCTTGCCGGTTTTGTTGTGGCTGTCACAGTCGGCAAGCCCGTCCAATATCTTTTT
Coding sequences within:
- the brxL gene encoding BREX system Lon protease-like protein BrxL; amino-acid sequence: MQIDKIDKLGASAFDGYLVRKDLVRKYSRQYPVPTYVVEFLLGRYCATIDEGEIEEGLQIVERQLKDRTVRTGDEELFKARARERGSIKIIDLLKARLDSRNDCFIAELPSLGLKDVRIEDNLVHDNERMLTDGFYAEVNLTYDSAIATEKSGRPFAIDSLRPIQLSKTDVLMVLEKGRREFTTEEWKNFLIRSIGLEPENLTERAKMVTLLRMVPFVERNYNLVELGPRGTGKSHIYQQISPYSHLISGGKATVAKMFVNNSNGQKGLVCHYDVVCFDEVSGISFDQKDGVNIMKGYMASGEFSRGKESIRAFGGIVMLGNLDVDVQQQQRIGHLLSPLPTEMRNDTAFMDRIHSYCPGWEFPKLNPHMHFTDHFGLVSDFISECWSKLRNVNRLSVLQGRVNWGGALSGRDIEAVNKTVNGLIKLIFPDPEISVPDQELEIIIRIALEARRRIKEQQKRCLKTEFRNTHFSYMLGVDGIEQFVSTPELHTNETIESDPLPPGQVWAISPGGQDASPALFRIEAAAGPGNGVRILNTPVPPPFRESVRYGEQNLYIRAKELVGDRDPRAHEFSIQLRAMDMDHSGQGLGLPVLIALCSGLIERSVKGGLIIVGALNLGGSIEMIPNPVAVAELAVEKGAAVLLMPISSRRQLFDLPDEMATKINIEFYADAADAFLKTIVD